The following is a genomic window from Nguyenibacter vanlangensis.
CTGTGGGATGCCATCTTCCTGGCCTCGCGCGTCACGGTGGACGATCCGGTGGCGGCCTGGGCCGAGCATAACGCGGCGCTGCACCGGCGCGCGGACTGGCTCAATGCGCGGCGCTTCGCGGGGCTGCATTTCACCGGCCCCGGCACCGACCTCACGGTCGGGCTGGCCGATGGCCATCTCTGGGCCGGCGGCTCCGAACCGGCGCAGAACGGCATCGTCTGCAACCCCAACATCCCGACCGAGGAAGTCTTCACCACCCCGCACGCGCTGCGGGTCGACGGCCATGTCCGCGCCACCAAGCCGCTCTTCCACCAGGGCACGCTGATCGACGGCATCGCCGTGCGGTTCGAAGGCGGCCGGATCGTCCAGGCCCAGGCCACCCAGGGCCTGGCGGTGCTGGAACGCATCCTGGCCACCGACGACGGCGCCCGCCGCCTCGGCGAGGTCGCGCTGGTGCCCCATTCCTCACCGATTTCGCAAAGCGGCGTGCTGTTCCGCAACACGCTGTTCGACGAAAACGCATCCAGCCACATCGCGCTCGGACAGGCTTATACCAAGTGCATGCTGGATACTGACGGCCAGACGCCGGAACAGCTCGCGGCCCGCGGCGCCAACAGCAGCTTCATCCATATCGACTGGATGATCGGCTCGGCCGAAATCGATGTGACCGCCATCACCCGCGATGGCGGACGCGAACCCCTGATGAAACACGGCGAATGGGTCAACACGCCATGAATAGACACGTACCGTTCCTCGCGGCCGCCCTGGCCGCCGCGATCCCCGCCGCCGCGATGGCCCAGATGGGAGGCCAGCAGATGGGGGGCCAGCAGACGGCTCCCCAGCAAATGCCGCCCCAGCCGACCGCCGCCCAGCAGGCCGCCTTCCAGCGCGACATGCAGGCGGCCGCGCGATACCCCCTGCCCGCCGACTTCCTGCCGCGCATGACCGACACGATCCGCGCGATCCAGGCCGCCGGCATCAACCCGCCGAACGCCCCCAACCTGTCGCTGGACGAGACGATCGCGCGCACCGCCGCCATCCCGGGCCTGCAGCCCATCCTGTCCGCGCACGGCTTCACCCCGCGCGACTTCGTGCTGGGCATCACCGCCTTCGGCCTGACCCAGGCCCTGATCCAGCAGCCCCCGCCACCCGAAGCCCACGCCCCCACCCCCAACCCGGCCAACGTCGCGCTGATCCGCAACAACCCCCAGCAGGCCCAGGCCCTGATGCAGGCCATGGGCGGCCCCGGCCAGCAGGGCGGCCAATAGAACCCGCGCGCCGGCCGGGTGCCCCCCAAGGATGGCACAACCCGGCCGGCACCATCCGGGCGCTGCCCGAACCCGGCAGGGACCGCGGGTCCCTGCACCCTGATTCGTTGAAATTTAAGCGGCGAAAATTTCAGCGGCCCGAATCAGCGGCCCAAGAAGCTCGGACGGGATGAGGCAATCAAAGGATCAGGACAGGCGCAGCAGACTCGCAACCAGGATGTCCTCATCCACATCCGGCCAATGGATCCCCTTGCCGCGCCCGATGAACCGCCAGCGAGACCTTTGCTCCGACGACGCATCGCGCAGACGCGGGAACCATTCGAGAGGGACGGAAAGCTCACGCCCATCCGCCATCACGACATGAAGAAGATCGCTGTCCGTCCAAACGTCCGTGGCGGTCGGATCAAACCTGGCTGCCGAAATGGGCATCCCATGCCTCCCTGAACATGTCCTTATGCGTGGCAACGAGCCCGCGCAGCTTGGTGAGTTCGTGTGACCTGAACCCATCATTCATTGCCAGGGCGACAGGTCCGAGCCAGTATTTCGCAACGTTTTCCCCCGCTTCGACATGGATATGCGGCGGTTCGTTGCCTTCCATGCTGTAGAAGAAGAACCGATAGCCATCAATCCGCAGGACCGTAGGCATTCAGGCTCGGCCTCCGTCCGACGAAATCCGCTCCGGCACCGATTCCTTTGCGGCAAGCAGGCCGCCTTCAACCAGCCACCGGATTGCTCGACTGCCATGTTTGACGCGATGGTCAAATTGGGAGTTCTCACTGCACTTCCAGGTTCCGGTCGGCAAGGAGACGATCTTTCAGACAATGAAATCAGATTAATCCAATAGATTTATATATAGCGCTTACGCCCCCCGGCGTCACGCATCCCGCGCCACGCCGTCCGAAGCCCGCTCCGCCGCCGGCGCCGTGTCCGCTCCCGTCGCCGTTCCAGCCAGCAGCGCCTCGACCGCCCCGGCGATCACCACCCGCTCGTCATAGCGCGCCAGCGCGCGCTGCCGCCCGGCCGCGCCCATCTGGCGGCGCAGCGCCGCGTCGCGGACCAGCCGGTTGAGCGACCGTCCCAGCGGCGCCGCCTCGCCCGGCGGCACCAGCAGGCCGGTACGCCCGTTCACCACCTGCTCGCGCGGGCCGCGAATATCGGTCGCCACCACCGGCAGGCCGCTCAGCATGGCCTCGATCACCGACATCGGCAGGCCCTCGAAATGGCTGGGCAGGGTAAAGATGTCCGCCGCCGCCAGCAGCGCCGGCACATCCCCCCGATAGCCCACGCAAAGCAGCCGGTCGCCCAGCACCTGCCGCGCCCGCGCGAACGCCGCGTCCAGCGCCGCCCCATGGTCCGACGCCAGGCGCTCGCCCACCACCCACAGCATGGCGCCCGGCACCTGCTCCATCGCCTCCAGCAATTCCGGATAGCCCTTGTGCCGCACCAGCCGCGACACGGCGATGATCACGACGGCATCCTCGGGCACGCCCAAGTCGGCACGGATCCGCGCCCGCGCCTCGGGATCGGGGCGGAAGCGGGCCGGATCGCGCCCGTTACCCACGGCCTCCGCCGCCGGATGGATATGCAGCCGCCGCGCGTCCTCGGCCTCCTGCCGCGACACGGTGAAATACCGGTGGGTGATCCGCCCGGCCAGCCATTCCAGCACCAGCGCCAGCCCGCGCCGCGCGACCGGCCCCGGCTGGTTGAACAGAAAGCCGTGGCAGGTATAGGCAATGCACGGCACGCCGCACAGCCGCGCGGCCAGCCGCGCCAGCAGGCCGCTGATCGGCATATGGGCATGGACGATGTCCGGCCGCTCGCGCCGGATCAGCCCGATCAGCGCCCCCAGCGCCCGCGCCTGCGCAACGGGCGAGAAGGACCGCGCCATCGGCACCATCTCGACGCGAAACCCCTCCCCGCGCACATCGGCCAGCAGCGGCCCATCCGCACAGACGCCCACCACCTCATGCCCCGCCGCACGCAACCCGCGCATCAGGGGCAGAAGGAAATGCCGCAACGAGAAATCGACGTTCGTGACTTCCAGAACCTTCATGCCACGGGGTCTTCATCACCCCCGGCCCAACGGCGCGCGCCTCCAGGCCCCGAAAACGCGCACCGGACCACCGCCGGCACACAACCCCGAACAGCAAGTCTCAGATCCCGCCCAGACACGCGGGCAGGCAAGCCAGAGTGCCGAGCAGCTTCACGGAAGGCGCATGTTTCCGGGAGCCGAGCGGCCCTGCCGGCCGTGGGCACCGAAGCGCAGGATACGCGTGCAGGACGATGCGCCGCCGGTTCGCAACCTCGGCTGGAGCCTCTCAGATCCTGTCCGGAAATGTGGGCTGGTGAGCGAGAGTGCCGCAGAGCGGCACGGAAGGCGTGCGTTTCCAAG
Proteins encoded in this region:
- a CDS encoding aminopeptidase is translated as MTFTSPHDRLLDRLGEVAVRIGLNVAPGQQVVITAPLDAVPLVRRITEHAYRAGASLVTPLFSDDAMTLARFHYAPDAAFDVAAGWLHEGMARAYREGAARMAITGANPVLLSQEDPDRVARANKATSLAGRPAMELITSFATNWNIVACATPAWAAQVFPDDAPDRALARLWDAIFLASRVTVDDPVAAWAEHNAALHRRADWLNARRFAGLHFTGPGTDLTVGLADGHLWAGGSEPAQNGIVCNPNIPTEEVFTTPHALRVDGHVRATKPLFHQGTLIDGIAVRFEGGRIVQAQATQGLAVLERILATDDGARRLGEVALVPHSSPISQSGVLFRNTLFDENASSHIALGQAYTKCMLDTDGQTPEQLAARGANSSFIHIDWMIGSAEIDVTAITRDGGREPLMKHGEWVNTP
- a CDS encoding DUF2442 domain-containing protein; this translates as MPISAARFDPTATDVWTDSDLLHVVMADGRELSVPLEWFPRLRDASSEQRSRWRFIGRGKGIHWPDVDEDILVASLLRLS
- a CDS encoding DUF4160 domain-containing protein; amino-acid sequence: MPTVLRIDGYRFFFYSMEGNEPPHIHVEAGENVAKYWLGPVALAMNDGFRSHELTKLRGLVATHKDMFREAWDAHFGSQV
- a CDS encoding glycosyltransferase family 4 protein, whose product is MKVLEVTNVDFSLRHFLLPLMRGLRAAGHEVVGVCADGPLLADVRGEGFRVEMVPMARSFSPVAQARALGALIGLIRRERPDIVHAHMPISGLLARLAARLCGVPCIAYTCHGFLFNQPGPVARRGLALVLEWLAGRITHRYFTVSRQEAEDARRLHIHPAAEAVGNGRDPARFRPDPEARARIRADLGVPEDAVVIIAVSRLVRHKGYPELLEAMEQVPGAMLWVVGERLASDHGAALDAAFARARQVLGDRLLCVGYRGDVPALLAAADIFTLPSHFEGLPMSVIEAMLSGLPVVATDIRGPREQVVNGRTGLLVPPGEAAPLGRSLNRLVRDAALRRQMGAAGRQRALARYDERVVIAGAVEALLAGTATGADTAPAAERASDGVARDA